A window of Callospermophilus lateralis isolate mCalLat2 chromosome 13, mCalLat2.hap1, whole genome shotgun sequence contains these coding sequences:
- the Gtpbp4 gene encoding GTP-binding protein 4 isoform X2: MKYGDSLYRCKQLKRAALGRMCTIIKRQRQSLEYLEQVRQHLSRLPTIDPNTRTLLLCGYPNVGKSSFINKVTRADVDVQPYAFTTKSLFVGHMDYKYLRWQVVDTPGILDHPLEDRNTIEMQAITALAHLRAAVLYVMDLSEQCGHGLKEQLELFQNIRPLFINKPLIIVANKCDVKRIAELSEDDQKIFVDLQAEGFPVIETSTLTEEGVIKVKTEACDRLLAHRVETKMKGNKVNDVLNRLHLAVPNKRDDKERPPFIPEGVVARKRRMEIVETKKKRERDLELEMGDDYILDLQKYWDLMNSSEKYDKIPEIWEGHNVADYIDPAIMKKLEELEKEEELRTAAGEYDSESESEDEEMMEIRQLAKQIREKKKLKILQSKEKDTQGPRMPRTAKKVQRTVLENEMRSLGVDMDDKDNAHYAVQARKSRSVTRKRKREESVPPSSVARSRSCSRPPRDVSGLRDVKMVKKAKTMMKNAQKKMNRLGKKGEADRHVFDMKPKHLLSGKRKAGKKDRR; encoded by the exons ATGAAGTACGGCGATTCTCTCTACCGCTGTAAGCAGCTGAAGCGTGCTGCCCTTGGGCGAATGTGCACCATTATCAAGCGGCAGAGGCAGAGTTTGGAATATCTGGAACAAG TGCGTCAGCATTTATCCCGCTTGCCAACTATTGACCCAAATACAAGGACTCTACTTTTATGTGGGTACCCAAATGTTGGGAAATCCAGCTTCATTAATAAG gtGACGAGAGCAGATGTGGATGTTCAGCCCTATGCATTTACCACCAAGTCTCTGTTTGTTGGGCACATGGATTATAAGTATCTGCGTTGGCAG GTTGTAGATACTCCAGGGATTTTGGATCATCCTTTGGAGGATCGGAACACCATCGAAATGCAGGCTATCACGGCCCTGGCGCACCTTCGAGCTGCTGTTCTGTATGTGATGGACTTGTCTGAACAGTGTGGACATGGGCTGAAAGAGCAATTAGAACTTTTCCAGAATATCAGACCTCTCTTTATCAATAAG CCTCTTATAATTGTAGCAAACAAATGTGATGTGAAACGAATAGCTGAACTTTCTGAAGATGATCAG AAAATATTTGTAGACTTGCAAGCTGAAGGATTCCCTGTAATAGAGACCAGTACCTTGACTGAGGAAGGTGTTATTAAAGTTAAAACAGAG GCTTGTGACAGGCTTTTGGCACACCGAGTggaaacaaaaatgaaaggaaaCAAAGTGAATGATGTGCTGAACAGGTTGCATTTAGCTGTGCCTAACAAGAGAGATGATAAG GAGAGACCCCCTTTCATCCCAGAAGGAGTAGTGGCACGCAAGAGGAGAATGGAAATTGTGGAGACCAAGAAGAAAAGG GAACGGGATCTTGAGCTGGAAATGGGAGATGATTATATTTTGGATCTTCAAA aatACTGGGATTTAATGaattcatctgaaaaatatgATAAGATACCAGAGATCTGGGAAGGCCATAATGTAGCTGATTATATTGATCCTGCCATCATGAAG AaattggaagagttagaaaaagaagaagagctAAGAACAGCTGCGGGGGAGTATGATAGTGAATCTGAAAGTGAAGATGAGGAAATGATGGAAATCAGACAGCTAGCAAAACAaattagagaaaaaaagaagttGAAAATCCTACAATCAAAGGAAAAGGATACACAGGGACCCAGGATGCCTCGAACTGCTAAGAAG gttCAGCGGACAGTTTTGGAAAATGAGATGCGTAGTCTTGGTGTTGACATGGATGATAAAGACAAT GCCCACTATGCAGTCCAGGCAAGAAAATCTCGGAGTGTCACTAGGAAGAGAAAGCGGGAAGAATCTGTTCCTCCCTCTTCTGTAGCCCGGAGTAGGAGCTGCTCTCGACCTCCACGTGATGTTTCTGGTCTTCGGGATGTCAAG ATGGTGAAGAAAGCCAAGACTATGATGAAGAATGCTCAGAAGAAGATGAATCGCTTGGGGAAGAAAGGGGAGGCAGATAGACATGTGTTTGATATGAAGCCCAAGCACTTACTCTCTGGAAAGAGGAAAGCTGGTAAAAAGGACAGGAGATAG
- the Gtpbp4 gene encoding GTP-binding protein 4 isoform X1, with amino-acid sequence MAHYNFKKITVVPSAKDFIDLTLSKTQRKTPTVIHKHYQIHRIRHFYMRKVKFTQQNYHDRLSQIVTDFPKLDDIHPFYADLMNILYDKDHYKLALGQINIAKNLVDNVAKDYVRLMKYGDSLYRCKQLKRAALGRMCTIIKRQRQSLEYLEQVRQHLSRLPTIDPNTRTLLLCGYPNVGKSSFINKVTRADVDVQPYAFTTKSLFVGHMDYKYLRWQVVDTPGILDHPLEDRNTIEMQAITALAHLRAAVLYVMDLSEQCGHGLKEQLELFQNIRPLFINKPLIIVANKCDVKRIAELSEDDQKIFVDLQAEGFPVIETSTLTEEGVIKVKTEACDRLLAHRVETKMKGNKVNDVLNRLHLAVPNKRDDKERPPFIPEGVVARKRRMEIVETKKKRERDLELEMGDDYILDLQKYWDLMNSSEKYDKIPEIWEGHNVADYIDPAIMKKLEELEKEEELRTAAGEYDSESESEDEEMMEIRQLAKQIREKKKLKILQSKEKDTQGPRMPRTAKKVQRTVLENEMRSLGVDMDDKDNAHYAVQARKSRSVTRKRKREESVPPSSVARSRSCSRPPRDVSGLRDVKMVKKAKTMMKNAQKKMNRLGKKGEADRHVFDMKPKHLLSGKRKAGKKDRR; translated from the exons ATGGCGCACTACAACTTCAAGAAGATTACGGTGGTGCCGTCCGCCAAG GACTTTATCGACCTGACATTATCGAAGACTCAACGAAAGACTCCAACCGTGATTCATAAACATTACCAAATTCATCGCATTAGACATTTTTATATGAGAAAAGTCAAATTTACTCAGCAGAATTACCATGACAGACTCTCACAGATTGTAACAGATTTTCCCAAATTGGAT gataTCCATCCATTTTATGCTGATTTGATGAATATTCTGTATGACAAGGATCATTACAAGTTGGCTCTAGGACAGATTAATATTGCCAAAAATTTAGTGGACAA tgttgCTAAAGATTATGTACGGCTTATGAAGTACGGCGATTCTCTCTACCGCTGTAAGCAGCTGAAGCGTGCTGCCCTTGGGCGAATGTGCACCATTATCAAGCGGCAGAGGCAGAGTTTGGAATATCTGGAACAAG TGCGTCAGCATTTATCCCGCTTGCCAACTATTGACCCAAATACAAGGACTCTACTTTTATGTGGGTACCCAAATGTTGGGAAATCCAGCTTCATTAATAAG gtGACGAGAGCAGATGTGGATGTTCAGCCCTATGCATTTACCACCAAGTCTCTGTTTGTTGGGCACATGGATTATAAGTATCTGCGTTGGCAG GTTGTAGATACTCCAGGGATTTTGGATCATCCTTTGGAGGATCGGAACACCATCGAAATGCAGGCTATCACGGCCCTGGCGCACCTTCGAGCTGCTGTTCTGTATGTGATGGACTTGTCTGAACAGTGTGGACATGGGCTGAAAGAGCAATTAGAACTTTTCCAGAATATCAGACCTCTCTTTATCAATAAG CCTCTTATAATTGTAGCAAACAAATGTGATGTGAAACGAATAGCTGAACTTTCTGAAGATGATCAG AAAATATTTGTAGACTTGCAAGCTGAAGGATTCCCTGTAATAGAGACCAGTACCTTGACTGAGGAAGGTGTTATTAAAGTTAAAACAGAG GCTTGTGACAGGCTTTTGGCACACCGAGTggaaacaaaaatgaaaggaaaCAAAGTGAATGATGTGCTGAACAGGTTGCATTTAGCTGTGCCTAACAAGAGAGATGATAAG GAGAGACCCCCTTTCATCCCAGAAGGAGTAGTGGCACGCAAGAGGAGAATGGAAATTGTGGAGACCAAGAAGAAAAGG GAACGGGATCTTGAGCTGGAAATGGGAGATGATTATATTTTGGATCTTCAAA aatACTGGGATTTAATGaattcatctgaaaaatatgATAAGATACCAGAGATCTGGGAAGGCCATAATGTAGCTGATTATATTGATCCTGCCATCATGAAG AaattggaagagttagaaaaagaagaagagctAAGAACAGCTGCGGGGGAGTATGATAGTGAATCTGAAAGTGAAGATGAGGAAATGATGGAAATCAGACAGCTAGCAAAACAaattagagaaaaaaagaagttGAAAATCCTACAATCAAAGGAAAAGGATACACAGGGACCCAGGATGCCTCGAACTGCTAAGAAG gttCAGCGGACAGTTTTGGAAAATGAGATGCGTAGTCTTGGTGTTGACATGGATGATAAAGACAAT GCCCACTATGCAGTCCAGGCAAGAAAATCTCGGAGTGTCACTAGGAAGAGAAAGCGGGAAGAATCTGTTCCTCCCTCTTCTGTAGCCCGGAGTAGGAGCTGCTCTCGACCTCCACGTGATGTTTCTGGTCTTCGGGATGTCAAG ATGGTGAAGAAAGCCAAGACTATGATGAAGAATGCTCAGAAGAAGATGAATCGCTTGGGGAAGAAAGGGGAGGCAGATAGACATGTGTTTGATATGAAGCCCAAGCACTTACTCTCTGGAAAGAGGAAAGCTGGTAAAAAGGACAGGAGATAG